From the Papaver somniferum cultivar HN1 chromosome 2, ASM357369v1, whole genome shotgun sequence genome, the window TCTTTAAGCTTTGATCGCTAGGGTTCTCGTTCTTTCCCTTCTACACTCTCCTCGTATACCCATCAATCACTTTCAGGTTTTTTCTCTCTTGCTTTTACTGTTTTTCGAACTCCATTTTGACAGAAGAAGAAGGGAATTTGGTTTATTAATGGTAGAATTGTTGAGGATGTTAAAATCATTTCCTTGAAAAATATTAATCTCTGGTTTGTTTTTTCTATTCGATTATCTTTAGTATGATTTCTAGTTTAGTGTAAAAAAATGGGGAAAGGAAGACCTAGATCAGTGGAGAAAGGTGTGTTagggaataacaatgattgtttattagaagACGAAAAAGTGAAGAAGGTAATACCACAAGGTCCAGTATATTATCCAACTGATGAAGAGTTTAAAGATCCATTAGAATACATATACAAGATTAGGCCAGAAGCAGAACCATATGGAATATGTAGGATTATTCCTCCTAACAACTGGAAACCCCCTTTTGCTTTAGATTTAGAATCATTTACTTTTCCTACTAAAACACAAGCTATACATCAATTGCAAGCTAGGTCAGCATCTTGTGATCCTCAAACATTTGAATTGGAATATAATCGGTTTTTGGAAACTCAATTTGGAAAGAGAAATAGGAAGAAAGTGGTTTTTGAAGGTGAAGATTTGGATTTTTGCAAGTGTTATAATGCTGTTAAGCGTTATGGAGGTTATGATAAGGTTGTTAAGGAGAAAAAATGGGGTGAAGTTTATAGGTTTATTGTGGGTTCAGCTGGTGTGGGAAAGATTTCAGAGTGTTCGAAGCATGTTTTGTCTCAGTTGTACCGAGAACATTTGTATGATTATGAAATGattaacaagaagaagaagcccTTGACTTTGAAAAAGTGCAAGAGAGGTATGAGGTGTGATAAGGTTAAGAAAGTTGAGGACCAGCATTCAGATGCTGCTTCGACTAGTAGTTCCTTCAAGAGGAGAAAAAAGAACTCACAAGGAGACGTTAGCAAAGATGACAagttagagaagaagaaagaagaattaaATGAGTTTGATCAGATTTGTGAACAGTGCAATAGTGGGTTGCATGGAGAAGTTATGCTTTTGTGTGATAGGTGTAATAAGGGTTGGCATATTTATTGTCTTTCACCGCCTCTAAAGCAGGTGCCTACTGGAAACTGGTATTGCTTGGAATGTGTGAATTCTGAGAAAGATAGTTTTGGGTTTGTACCTGGTAAACGCTTCTCTTTAGAAACATTTAGGCGTCTAGCTGATAGGGCTAAGAAGAAGTGGTTTGGTTCAACAACTCCATCTAGAGTGGAGATAGAGAAAAAGTTTTGGGAAATTGTGGAGGGTTCAGTTGGTGAAGTTGAAGTTATGTATGGCAGTGATTTGGATACTTCTAAATATGGAAGTGGATTTCCTCGTGCTGAGGACTCACGGCCGCCAGAAGTTGAGGTTGAGGTTTGGGACAAGTATATATCTAGTCCATGGAATCTCAATAATTTGCCCAAATTGCAAGGATCGATGCTTCAAGCAGTTCATGAAAATATTGCTGGTGTGATGGTGCCCTGGTTGTATATTGGGATGTTGTTTTCATCGTTTTGTTGGCATTTTGAGGATCACTGCTTTtattcaatgaattatttacaCTGGTACGTACTTTCTTTTATTTGACATGTATTTGGTTCTCTACAGAAATGCAGTCATAGTTGGATAATCTTTATGTGTATTTTGGTTGAAATCTGGACTGAAAGTTTAGCATACAGTTGATGGCATTTCATGCCATCAACGATTAAATAACATGTTTCCTTTCTTCCTTATCCACTCGGGTCATTCTTTAATAGGTAGCATGACTATTGAACCACTTGTGCGACAGTGGTACCATTTTAATGGTTACTATAAGTCTGTAACAATACCATCAAGTCAGATTAGTGGAAGTAATCCAATAACATAGTCCCAAGAAAATGCTGGGCTGTGCTGATATGTTACAAACAGCCAAATCTTGAGTTGGTGTGTATTGGGGATGGACCCCATTATTGCTCAAAAGAAGTAAGAAAAGAAAGAACTAATAATGCTGTGCAGATGATAAGACATTATATAGGGAGAGAAGTGACTCAGCTTGGAGTAGGATTCCGTACCTCTCTTGACTTTCCACTGATCATTAGGTTGCTAGGATTCTTGATGTTGATATTCGGTTTCccatgtagacttttttcagtgaGATTCTTTCTTATTATACTGCTATCGTAATATCATTTATAAAATTGACCCCCTGTATCATTTGTTAGTACCTTCACCTTGTATTCTTTGATACTACAGTTTTACTATGCGGGCTTGATTGTTTGTCTCAAGGTCAAAAAAACATGTTATCCACTGGAACGAATATTATTTATATTATTGAAACTACATCAAAGTCACCTTCAATTTGCCAGATTTGTTTTATCTTGCTTTTCTAGTTAAGGTAGGATATCACAGTTCCCCATCAGGACCATAATTGTCTTGGCTACCCCAAATTCTGAAGTTACTAGAAGTTAAGAAATTACTCTACTTTTCTGTTGGCATTTTTGATTGCGAAACGCATGTTACATAACTTTTATTAGCTGTGAGCAACCATCAATGTTATGCTATTGATTACAACTTTTCATTTCAGGGGGGAGCCAAAATGCTGGTATAGTGTTCCTGGTAGTGAAGCCCATGCATTTGAACAGGTAATTTGGCTAAGTAGTTGTCTCTAGGCCCCTCTGTTTGCGATTAGCTTTATCACTGTCTTTTGATATTGCAAATGCTACTAAATCTTTTAATCAGAATAGCCACATGCACACGACCTGTCTAAACTGAAGTTGTGTCACTATTAAGTTACAATAGCACTGAAGTTGTCACAATTAAGTTACTAATCGCAATGATAAAAGGGCAGGGGCTGTTGCTCTTGAATATAGTTACTTCAGTAAAAAATACAGCTTTAGGCCTTTAGTTATTTAACTTGTTTTCTGTACTTGCTGTTGTAGCCATATACATCAATGTGTTGTTGTATTCTGAATAGTTCATGAATTCTTGCTTCTTGGTAGATGTCTTTTAATCAATGCTCAACTGAAAACCCTACTTACTTTGATGCATGAACTCAAAGTGCATCAAAGTGTTTTGGTTCTTACTTTCCAATAATTGTCTTCCTGTGTTTGCAATTCGTTAGAGAAATAATTAAGAATGTACGTATCTATTCTAAAGCGCGCCTCTCATCTAGAATTCGTGTTTTTGCAGGTTATGCGGAGCAGTCTTCCCGATCTATTCGAAACACAACCAGATCTGTTGTTCCAGCTTGTCACTATGTTGAATCCTTCTGTTTTGCAAGATAATGGTGTCCCAGTATATACTGTACTCCAGGTTTGACTTTATGGTGCTTGAAGATATACATTTGTACTGGAAGTTTCCATCATGCTGTTATGCATCTCCCTTGAGCCTTCACATGCATTTATTAATATTATCTCTACTTTCGGATCTTGGGTGTTATCATTGCTATGCTGCACCAGCACTCTGTATATAGTATACCGGATTCATTTACTTTCGGATATTGATATCTTAATCTCCACCCCATCTCTCATAGTATCTACTGTCTAAAAATATCCATCATATACTTTTTGTTAGTTAAGCTGTAGTTTAAGATATCTATAATTTTGATATCATACCTTTTATCTAAGTTAATCCTtatatttaagtttcttttatgTTGTGTCAGGAGCCTGGGAATATTGTCATAACTTTTCCCAGGTCTTATCACGGAGGTTTTAACTTTGGTAAGCCACCTACCACTATATAAAGCAGTTTTTAATGGGCCACATTACTTGTTGTTATTGATAAATATGTGCTTGCTTTTTCAGGCTTGAATTGTGCTGAGGCTGTTAATTTTGCACCTGCTGACTGGTTGCCCCACGGTGGTTATGGTGCTGAGCTGTATAGGTTGTATCACAAGGCCGCAGTGTTATCTCACGAGGAGCTCCTCTGCGTGGTAGCCAAGGTTAGAAGATTGTAGACCTTTACAAGTTTCAACCTATTCTGGTTTTCATCCAATCACCAAGCTTTCTATCTTATTCGGTGACACCCACCGTTTGCTTATATGAGGTCACGAGGTTGACTGGATACTTGAATACGACATCCTTTTGGTTGTTCTTTTGCTCAATGGTTCTTCAAGTGAAATAATATTCATTTTGCTGTTTTGTAGTACTAGTATCAAACAGTTGTGTTGCTTAAACATCTGGTTTACTGGATAGGGAATTGTGGTTTCTTCTTTTTAAGTGTGATCCATCTgtcttattatttattttttctgtgCTGAATTGCCAGAGTGGCTGTGATGCAAAGGTGTCATCTTACTTGAAGAAAGAATTGCACAGAGTATTTACTAAAGAGAAAACTTGGAGGGAGCGTTTATGGAAAAATGGCATCGTGAAGACTTCCCCAATGTATGCACGTAAGCATCCTGATTATGTTGGAACTGAAGAGGTAAACCCATGTTCAACTGTCCCTCGAGACTAACTATCATTGCAAAGATACTGATCGACACGTTCCTCCGTGCTGGTAATTTATGTCAAATCCCGATGACTTTGTAGGACCCCACTTGCATTATATGCCAGCAATATTTGTATCTTTCTGCTGTTGGATGTGGATGCAGAAAATCCACCTTCGTCTGCCTGGAGGTATGGGAACTCAGCAATCATACAGTTTTTAGCTTTGTTTCTAATCTTAAGGAAAGTAAGAACTtcattgccaaaaaaaaaaaatttaatttgtcAAGTGAACGGTGATAAACCTTATACACAGAAGGACATGCATTATTCAAATCGAGAAGTTGAAAAGTACTGCGTTGCCGTTGCTTTTTCTCTAATCATGTCTTCTATCATACCCGTcctctttattttctttgttacAATGGAAACCACATGGTTGTCAATTAGAGATACTCAATTACAATGTTTAGTATTTTTTTAATGGTAGTTTTACTTTCGCGGTTTCCTTTGGGTGCTGATGAGAAATCTTCATTCAGTTGTTTAATTGCCATAATGAACCTGCCCTGTGCACATGTTGACACCTATATGTATCAATACATGAGTGCCGTGGCAAGTTGAACTTAGTATAACGGTTTCATATAACAAGGAAATATGATTCCTAAAGAATCGTAGTCAGACAAGGTTTCATGAGTCATCTTTCTGGTAAAGACAATTAGACAACTCTAATAACTGAGTGAAGACTAAAATTTATATTCCCAATATGAAGTGGATTAATGCTTGCTGTTTGTTGAAAATAAGCTTTTCAAATATAGAAATTTCTACCACATGTATGGAACAACCCAAAGTAATGTGGGTGTGCAGTCTAGTGTCTTGAATTTCCATCGATGATTTGTATCTTTCGTGTACATGGATCCCTTGACCGTCTTATGCAGGTACATATGTATATCTAACATTTGCGAGTGCTACTGCAAAGTCTTAGTGGCCATTGAATAAAATCCAGACTTAGCCTCAGCCTCTGCTTTTTAGTCTTCTTCTATTACTACtatcttcttatttttatttttttctttaaacatAGAATATTATCCTTTCATCAATTATTCTTTATTCAACAAGGGAATAATTCGTTTCGTCTTCCTTACTAAGTTACTTCTCTTAGGCGGACAATATAGATTTCACATGGCTTTTGTTTGGCTTCCATTCATATGTTGTTTTTATATTTGTTATTGAATGTCATTTAGTTAGTTCTCCTTCCAGACATAGCCGAACTATCACTAAAGTCTTTCCTATTCTCTATTATTATAGAAACTTTGCAAAGTTTTGGTTACATTCAAATAACGATACTTCTCTTATGCAGCACTATGAACACCTCTGTGAGTGCAACCCTGCCAAGCAACGTCTTCTCTACCGTCACACACTTGCCGAATTGGAAGACTTGGCACTTTTAGCTGACAACGGTGACTTAGATGAGGCATGCAAAACTAGAAGCTGCCGGCGACAACTTTCAAGCTCTAATGATGTACCTATTTTGGCAAAAGAGGTTAGCTCATACATAATTGCTAACTCAATACTAGAATTAACATGATTTCGTTCTTTAACCGCTGTTCTTCTCTCATGAAAAGGATCTTTTTAAATAGTACTAAATACTGGCCATACATCAGGCACATGAATCTAAGACACTCTTCATAATGACGGGCCTTTTAAAGTTTCTTCTTTAGTGTAAAAATGACACCTCTTGTAAAATGCCTTCAGACTTTATTTTTGTTCTGCTCATAGAGCACCTAGGTAAATCTATCATGGAGTATTAAATTTAAGGACAACAGTTAGAATCCCGTTTCTCCCTCTAAAGATAAAAAGTCATTATTAAACAGCATATAGGCGTTGAAGGTTAATGACTTACTCCCTCTTGGCTTCTCCAAAGTAAAGTGAGTATGAGCAATCTGTAGCTTCATTACAATGCGTCCCTTAAGATGAATTTCATGGAGGTCCTGCGGATCCCACCAATCTAAATACAATTTTAACGTCCGGCGGACCAGATTGCTCTCTTCTTTacatgtttcatcttcttatttaaTGTTTCATAACCATGGCGCTGCTGGTAGACTTGGGTAGAATCTTTATAACCATGGCGCTTCTGGTGAGTTGGAAGCTTCCTGAATTGTCAGATTGTTTCATTGCagaaaaagaataaacaaaaataGGATAGAAAAGGGAAGATCAAAGAATTAAGCAAAGAAGACCGCCTATAGTCTAGTATCTGACTCAACACTTCAACCACACACACATGCGCACACACACCTCCTCATCCTAGAAAAGCTGTTTTCTATCTAGAATTTCCTAGATAGTCTTAAATCTACCAACATGAAAGACTTTTTGAACTGGGTATCTCTTTTGTGACTCTCGTATATTTTGAAGACATGATTTACTCATTCCTATTGGATACAAAGTGTGTAGATCTTTGCTGTCAAAGCAAAAGATAACTTTAGTTTTACTAGTCAAAAATATGTAAGTTCTGTTTAGATGGAACAACCCATATGAAGTTTTAGAGTGGTTTTACTGTTAATGCCGGTTGTCATCTTTGGCCAAATTTGTAAGAAATAAACCGGAGACAGATTTGGTAAGTTGTAGCTGGTAAGGTAGTAATTCAAATTAGGTTTTCAGAACTTATCGACAAAGCTATGGTCCATTGATTCAGAATACTAGCACAGAGTCCTAGACTGATGTAAGTCTTGCCTCATCTGTAGCAGTAGGAGTTTATTGCAAACTGTTTGGCAGAATGGTTGATTCAAGTCGCACCATTTTACGTGTTAGGAAGTTAATATGTCCTTCCTCCACCATTTGCAATTCGTGGTCCAATTATTTgccatctgttttttttttcttttattaaggtGTACTAAGTTTGGTGTAACCTTGTGCAGGTAAAAGGTTGTCGGGTTACTCATGTTCAACTCGCAGAAGAGTGGATTTTGAGCACTATTAAAATCCTTGAGAGCTCATTTTCTGAGTCTGCATATGTCAGTGCACTAAGTGGAGCTCAACAGTTTCTATGGGCTGGTCCTGAAATGGATCCGGTATGTGCTTCCTGTTGATTTACTGGACACAAACAGAATATTCATTTCTGGTTATGTGCACTAGCTTTTGTAAATAGTAACATGTGGTATTTGCAAGCTTGGCATGTAGGTGCGAGGCCTGGCAAAAAGTTTGgttgaagccaagaaatgggctCTGGAGGTAAAGAGTTGCCTTTGCAAAGTCAAGTCATGGCTGCAACATCGAGTAAATAATACGCAGAAAGTGACTTTGGGATACATAGAAAATTTGTTGAGTTTTAATCCGGTTCCTTGTAATGAGCCTGGGCATCTCAAATTGAAGGTTAATAATTTTAATAGTACTCTTAGTTTTACATTTAACTTCATGCTTGTTCTGCAAAATCATGCTTTTGCAGTTTACTCTTTGCAGGTCTATACAGAAGAAGCTAAGTTGTTGGTTCTAGAGATAAAATCTGCACTTTCACCATCTTCGGGTGCCTCAGTAAGTAACTTCCTATGTCCATGTGGATTTGCTTGTTTGGTTTCAGATAATGGGATAAAATGTTGGGTTGAAGATTTGTCATGTATTTTGTATGCTTTATTGGAGCTAGGTCCTTAatcttttttaaaattttttttgtttatggaTCTTCAGATAGCTGATTTGGAATTATTATACTTTAGAGCAAGTGAATGTCCAATTCATATAGAAGAAATGGGAAACTTAGCAAAAGAAATCTCTTTGGCAAAGGTACATATTACTGGTAGAGGCTGTAGTAGCGTAATCTGGCTCGTAGCATTCCAACCATTTTATTTGATTGTCAATAATATATTACTTTTTTGCTTTGCATCAACTCTCGGCTAGTATTACTATCTGTTTGACTGtcaataattttttgtttttgtttttgtttttgttttaattgtgtatGCAATTCTTATAAATTTAGTCAGCCTTGGGGTTGGATCGCCCAGCCCCAGATCCCACACATCTTCCAGCGAATAACTTGGTGTGTTTGGCCGAGTGCTCTGCCTTAGTTAAGATATTGGCCATCTGCAGAAGATATTAGAAGTTTTTGATCAAATGCCATCTTAAAGCCTTCTATTGGTATATTAGTAcgtaatttgaaaaataaataaaagaagaaagagaaaaagaggagagagaaaacagaaaatgTAACAAAAGAATATGTTCTAAACACTCTCTTCATTCTCTCGAATGTAGGCAGAAAAAAGAGTCTAAGATTTACAGTTTTAGCCGTCTCCAACAATCCTTTTAGGGTGTTATGTTTCTAAATTCATTACCTGTTAAGTTTCACCCtaaatttttttctctcttgACCATTCTCGATTTACTGCGGATATATCAACTAGGCGTTGAGTTATGCCAAACTCAGACTGACAACGAGCATGTACATCTGGCGATGCTTTGAGTTATCGCCTCGCGCAGTTGAACGCCTAGTCCTGATTTACTCGCTAGTAACTTGGGTAACTCGATAGATCTTAGACAACTATGATTAtgactattcttttttttttttttttttttttttgtatctttcaTTCCGTCCTTGCCTCGCTGGTTATATGTTTGTATTATTTTGCATCATTAGGCTTGGATAGATAGCACAAGGCAGTGTATCTCGGTGGATAGATCTGTTAAAGTTGAGGTTGATGTTCTTCACAAGTTAAAGTCAGAGGTATGATATGTTCCGTGAGCTGTATAATAAGATAACTGATGTCGTTCTTGAACTATTTGGAAATTGCTTCCATCTGAACCATATAAACTTAACTGCTTACAGATGTTGGAGCTTCATGTTCAGTTCCCGGAAATGGAGGTGCTTTTGGACATTTTAAGGCAAGTCGAATCGTGGCAAGTTAAGTGCCACGCAATGCTGGAAGCTCCTATCACTTTGAAGGTTGTGACATTCGTGAAAActgaactgttttttttttccctaaCAAGTTATTACGTGTCTTTAACCAGCTTATGATGTTCTTGGTAGTGATTGGAAATAAATTGCTACTTGTAACTTGTGCAGGACCTTGAAATTCTTCTCCAAGAtgcagataattttttttttgccattcctGAGTTGAAGCTTTTAAAGCAATATCACCTTGATGCTATTTCATGGATTTCCCGCTTCCATCATGTTTTAGTAAATGTAAACAAACGGGAGGATCAAGATAAAGTTGTAGAAGAACTAACTTGCATTTCTGCGGATGGAGCATTATTGAGAGTACAGGGTTCGTTCCTTTGCATTTTAGATGCCCAGTTGTTTCGCTTTGTTTCATTTTTCTGCATagtctgagttttttttttctttttcctaacACAGTTGATGAATTGCCTCTTGTTGAGGTAGAATTAAAGAAGGCATTTTGCAGGGAAAAAGCTCAGAAGGTAACGTTAAGAAAAAAACATTTGTTTGTAAGTTCCTGTCTATGTTAGTCAAGGTTTATATTATGTCTGAATTTGACATGGTAACTGAGCATATGGTCTCCATGAATCAAAGTATTTGAACGTTCCCTTAATACCTTTTTGATTGGAAGTTGTGACTACGGGAACTATGTTTCAAATGTAGCATTTCCATGTACCATATAAATGCTTTATAGTTGATCATATCGGTGCAGGCAAGTCGAACTCAAATGCCTCTTACCTACATAGAAGAACTGATTTCCGAGGCTGTTATGTACGTATTCCTTCTTATCGAACCTTTGCATAAATTGGTGTGAGTGCAAATGCAAATATATTTTTGTTGCTGTGAGTTTCTTAACAGTTCCTCTTACAGACTTCAAATTGAGGATGAGAAATGGTTCAAAAACATCTCTGGAGTACTTGCTGACGCACAGTCTTGGGAAGAACGAGCAAAACAAGCTCTCAGAAATTTGGCTCAGATGTCAGACCTTGAGGATCTTATGAGGTTTACTGATGATTATGTTTAGGGCCTTCATTTTTATACCTCATGCGTAGGACTAGTTTATGATCGCTGCATTTAAATTTTTCAGGACGTCGGACAAAATTTTTGCGGTTCTACCTTCGCTAGTTGACCTCAAAGATGTTTTATCATTTTCTAGATCATGGATTAGAGATTCTCAACCATTTCTGACGTTGTCTCTTCTATCCAGTGATCCTTCAAGTTCTCCTGTGAAATTTGATTCCCTTAAGGTTTTTATCATCTACTTACACACTTACGTTCTGAAACTTCataaatattttataaatatatgTCCCTGATTATGCAGGAGCTAGTTTCTCAGTCAAAACTTTTGAAGGTGTGCTTGGAAGAACCAAGGATGCTTCAGGAAACGTTGAAGGACTGTGAGTCCTGGCTGGAGGATGCTCGCGCTTTATTAGAACAAGCAGATTCTTTCCTGATGCTGCACAATGTTAGTGTAGATAATGGGTGTCACACTAGGATCGTAGAGCTACTTCAGTTGATTCAGTCTGTCACGATGAAAGGACAGCTTTTAGGTGTTGACTTTGACGAGATTCCAAAACTTCAAAAAGTTTCCTCCAAACTAGAGTGGTGCTTAAGGGCTATTACATCCCTCCTCACAACTCCTTCACTTAAGGTGATCAATTCTGTTATCTGACATGCATTATACTGTAGTGAattctttgaaaaaaaataattagtaaGTTTAAGATGTCACACAGGGATGCAATATGTTATAAGATCTGCAAACTGTTGTATGCTTTGAAGTTTCCACTTATTCTTAGGCACATAACAGTGTCTATTTATGATCAGTAGATGCTCATGAAAGTTGCCATATTCTTTTATTAACTTGATTTGAGTCATCTGAGACTCCTTCACTCGATGTTCCAGCATAGAAATACCGGATAAACGGTAGAAGCACATTAGTAGATAGTAGCATTCATGGGCATGTTTTAGGACATATTTTAATTATGAATAGTCTTAtatatctatttttttttcttctctgtgaGTATCTGTGTGCGCTTTTTGTTTTGTAGCTCTTtttgaatattttcattcacatgTCACATAGTTAACTTAGGTTTATCTGTCTAATATGTATATATTTGGACGTTATAGGCAGTTGATAGCTTAATAGAAAGTGCAAAGTCTGTCCCACGTGAGCGTGATGATTTGGTAAATTCGTTGATTGATGGTGTTATCTGGCTCAAGAAGGCACTGGAAATAGTTTCTTCGCGCCGTAAAAGATGCAAGTTGAGTGATGTTGAAGAAATTGTTGATGAAGCTCAAGTAAGCAGTTGAaagttttcaacatattctcacATGCCTTTGTTTTGCGGATATTGACAAATTCTAATGCCATTCCTTCTAACTGCAGATGATTAAAGTCCCTTTTCCATTGATGGTTGACCAGCTTGTTATTAGTATCGAAAAACATAAGTAAGCATTCTAATTCTGCCTTGCAACATTTTTCCAcgttttccatttttcttttgcAATATCTGGTACTTTGACTTGACTCGTGATATTTATTAGTCCAATTTAATTTCGTCCAAAAATTTTCTTATAAGTTCTGTTAAAGTAAATAAAATTCTTTAACTACTGTGTGAAGTAGTATATGTAGGACAATCATGCATCTTTTTAGTGCAACTAGATTAGTAGAATATGCCTAATAAAAACCAATCAATACAAAAAGCATATGCTTACTAGTTTAAGGTATTCTGATTATCGTGGGGGATTTTTAATATTTAAGACTTGCTTTAATTTTATAGATTAGGATTCCTATCTTCTTAGTCTTGCAACAGCCCTGACACTAATAATGTGGAATCACATCGATGATGTACAAAACATACCGAAGCGCACCCAAGGATCTTTAGACTCTACTCTATAGCATTGATGTGTCACATCAGATAAAATTCTCAAACAAAAATATAACGTATGCGCGGTTCACCCTTACAAAATTGCATATGGCTTTGTGTTATAAGGCATGAATATCCCTCATATTTTATCTTGTCTATTGATTGAAGTCTTTCTAATGTCTTGTACACTT encodes:
- the LOC113348466 gene encoding lysine-specific demethylase 5A-like isoform X2, with protein sequence MGKGRPRSVEKGVLGNNNDCLLEDEKVKKVIPQGPVYYPTDEEFKDPLEYIYKIRPEAEPYGICRIIPPNNWKPPFALDLESFTFPTKTQAIHQLQARSASCDPQTFELEYNRFLETQFGKRNRKKVVFEGEDLDFCKCYNAVKRYGGYDKVVKEKKWGEVYRFIVGSAGVGKISECSKHVLSQLYREHLYDYEMINKKKKPLTLKKCKRGMRCDKVKKVEDQHSDAASTSSSFKRRKKNSQGDVSKDDKLEKKKEELNEFDQICEQCNSGLHGEVMLLCDRCNKGWHIYCLSPPLKQVPTGNWYCLECVNSEKDSFGFVPGKRFSLETFRRLADRAKKKWFGSTTPSRVEIEKKFWEIVEGSVGEVEVMYGSDLDTSKYGSGFPRAEDSRPPEVEVEVWDKYISSPWNLNNLPKLQGSMLQAVHENIAGVMVPWLYIGMLFSSFCWHFEDHCFYSMNYLHWGEPKCWYSVPGSEAHAFEQVMRSSLPDLFETQPDLLFQLVTMLNPSVLQDNGVPVYTVLQEPGNIVITFPRSYHGGFNFGLNCAEAVNFAPADWLPHGGYGAELYRLYHKAAVLSHEELLCVVAKSGCDAKVSSYLKKELHRVFTKEKTWRERLWKNGIVKTSPMYARKHPDYVGTEEDPTCIICQQYLYLSAVGCGCRKSTFVCLEHYEHLCECNPAKQRLLYRHTLAELEDLALLADNGDLDEACKTRSCRRQLSSSNDVPILAKEVKGCRVTHVQLAEEWILSTIKILESSFSESAYVSALSGAQQFLWAGPEMDPVRGLAKSLVEAKKWALEVKSCLCKVKSWLQHRVNNTQKVTLGYIENLLSFNPVPCNEPGHLKLKVYTEEAKLLVLEIKSALSPSSGASIADLELLYFRASECPIHIEEMGNLAKEISLAKAWIDSTRQCISVDRSVKVEVDVLHKLKSEMLELHVQFPEMEVLLDILRQVESWQVKCHAMLEAPITLKDLEILLQDADNFFFAIPELKLLKQYHLDAISWISRFHHVLVNVNKREDQDKVVEELTCISADGALLRVQVDELPLVEVELKKAFCREKAQKASRTQMPLTYIEELISEAVILQIEDEKWFKNISGVLADAQSWEERAKQALRNLAQMSDLEDLMRTSDKIFAVLPSLVDLKDVLSFSRSWIRDSQPFLTLSLLSSDPSSSPVKFDSLKELVSQSKLLKVCLEEPRMLQETLKDCESWLEDARALLEQADSFLMLHNVSVDNGCHTRIVELLQLIQSVTMKGQLLGVDFDEIPKLQKVSSKLEWCLRAITSLLTTPSLKAVDSLIESAKSVPRERDDLVNSLIDGVIWLKKALEIVSSRRKRCKLSDVEEIVDEAQMIKVPFPLMVDQLVISIEKHKSWLEKVHVFFSSNSAEKSWSALLQLKDFGDSDAFDSPELDRVNSEIVKVEKWILSCKEIIGPSVSDMNSLGAALVSIKHSMDRSIQLYQDASCCSARSLHVCCFSASGNQEVFVCLKCNDRYHLSCLGSMFPITSLARENTCPYCLLLESGAVSRNECRSLISRGARPELKMLNELLSVANDFCMRIKEIDILEKLVEQTLACQSLMAETVDFVLGYLDKDIVPISRGLLVPLKAVGVAGVFDHDGTRNLELAVVIHSWKIRVKMLFENSEKPHIQNIQRMLKET